The proteins below come from a single Desulfurellaceae bacterium genomic window:
- a CDS encoding enoyl-CoA hydratase/isomerase family protein, with the protein MELTIEDVGRVRKLILNRPEFMNAFNNALYKAVHDSLKQAEQDTDVAVVLLTGAGRAFSAGQDLTEMQRMVDGGGDTYQFPGFLAQLSAFRKPL; encoded by the coding sequence ATGGAACTCACCATTGAAGACGTCGGCCGGGTCCGCAAACTCATCCTCAACCGCCCCGAGTTCATGAACGCGTTCAACAACGCCCTGTATAAAGCCGTGCACGATAGCCTCAAACAGGCCGAGCAGGACACGGACGTTGCGGTTGTGCTGCTCACCGGCGCGGGACGGGCCTTCTCGGCCGGACAGGATTTGACCGAGATGCAGCGCATGGTGGACGGCGGCGGCGACACCTACCAGTTTCCGGGCTTCCTGGCTCAGCTCAGCGCGTTTCGCAAACCGCT
- a CDS encoding CocE/NonD family hydrolase has translation MGEPTIVIEKNIPVPMRDGVVLYADVYRPAAAGRHPVILQRTPYDKSLTSIGMLMLDVIRTAGEGYAVVIQDSRGRYTSEGTFYTFRDDVNDGYDTVEWCAVQPWSDGQVGMYGASYVGATQWLAAITTPPHLKAIFPLITASHYHEGWAYQGGAFALGFNESWTMTSLAPDTYQRLAQTMPDAAEDMGKMVAGIDDMCHWFHHLPLKDFPLFGQAAGYFYDWLAHPDDDEYWAAWNIEAQHHTVTVPACNVGGWYDIFLGGTIRNYLGMRERGGSPDARQGQKLIVGPWHHTLPLNNVVGEVNYGLASTSLAVDLDGLHLKWFDYWLKGKQNGLLEEPPVRIFVMGENAWRTEDEWPLARTQYTPYYFHSQGDAKSLRGNGSLSPEQPDSEPADVYVSDPRNPVPTRGGGLCCWPAAVPGGAFDQRPVEERPDVLVYTTPVLEHAVEVTGPISVQLYAAS, from the coding sequence ATGGGTGAGCCAACGATTGTGATCGAAAAAAATATTCCCGTGCCGATGCGCGACGGGGTTGTCCTGTACGCCGATGTCTATCGCCCGGCCGCAGCCGGTCGCCATCCAGTCATCCTGCAACGCACGCCCTACGATAAGAGCCTGACCAGCATCGGCATGCTGATGCTCGACGTGATCCGCACTGCGGGCGAGGGCTATGCCGTCGTCATTCAGGACTCGCGCGGCCGCTATACCTCGGAGGGCACGTTTTATACCTTTCGGGACGATGTCAATGACGGCTACGACACGGTCGAGTGGTGTGCCGTCCAGCCCTGGTCGGACGGCCAGGTCGGCATGTACGGCGCCTCGTATGTCGGCGCCACCCAGTGGCTGGCAGCCATCACCACCCCGCCCCATCTCAAAGCGATTTTCCCCCTCATTACCGCCTCGCACTACCACGAGGGCTGGGCCTATCAGGGCGGGGCGTTTGCCCTCGGCTTTAACGAGAGCTGGACGATGACCAGCCTGGCTCCCGACACCTACCAGCGCCTGGCCCAGACCATGCCCGACGCGGCCGAGGACATGGGGAAGATGGTGGCCGGCATTGACGATATGTGCCACTGGTTCCATCACCTGCCGCTCAAAGATTTTCCCCTGTTCGGTCAGGCCGCAGGCTATTTCTACGACTGGCTGGCCCACCCGGACGACGATGAGTACTGGGCGGCCTGGAATATCGAAGCCCAGCACCATACGGTCACGGTCCCGGCCTGCAATGTTGGCGGCTGGTACGATATTTTCCTGGGCGGCACAATCCGCAACTACCTGGGCATGCGCGAGCGGGGCGGCAGCCCGGACGCCCGGCAGGGGCAGAAGCTCATCGTCGGCCCGTGGCATCACACCTTACCGCTGAACAACGTGGTCGGCGAGGTCAACTACGGCTTGGCCAGCACCTCACTGGCGGTTGATCTCGACGGGCTGCACCTCAAATGGTTCGATTACTGGCTCAAGGGCAAGCAGAACGGCCTGCTGGAAGAGCCACCGGTACGGATTTTCGTCATGGGCGAGAACGCCTGGCGGACCGAAGACGAATGGCCGCTGGCCCGCACCCAATACACCCCGTACTACTTCCACAGCCAGGGCGACGCCAAAAGCCTGCGCGGCAACGGCAGCCTGAGCCCGGAACAGCCTGATAGCGAGCCGGCCGATGTCTACGTCTCCGATCCCCGCAACCCGGTGCCGACCAGGGGCGGCGGCCTGTGTTGCTGGCCGGCCGCCGTGCCGGGCGGCGCCTTCGACCAGCGTCCGGTTGAAGAGCGCCCAGACGTCCTGGTCTACACCACGCCGGTTCTGGAACACGCTGTCGAGGTCACCGGACCGATCAGCGTGCAGCTGTACGCGGCCAGCAG
- a CDS encoding DUF4115 domain-containing protein, translating to MGEQGLRSVFTALRQAREQRDISLQDAAQAVNIPLHYLQTLETGEDSRVLADPMYLIPFLRRYAAFLDLNPDEAVRQFLAEPRKSGGARINNLSTNPVRPVRFSGWLVPLVVLVGGLVVGAFLLQSSDLRLWWTGSTEPPVAADPAEAGLLPDEGAPLTAPPVAERGQDAADMIEPPVAADPAEASPPPGEETPGAAPPVPEEEQVVDISPTPEPALPSTLPALAPSAPSPEAPQLPRAPSGFHQLHIQARERTWIRVVIDEELIQDVVLEPNEQVRWEARDNFTLTVGNAGGVEVTFDDDRLPPLGQSGEVIRQLHLPASEDE from the coding sequence ATGGGGGAACAGGGGTTGAGATCGGTTTTCACGGCACTCAGGCAGGCGCGTGAGCAGCGAGACATCTCTCTGCAGGACGCCGCCCAGGCGGTGAATATCCCGCTGCACTATCTCCAGACCTTGGAGACGGGGGAAGACTCTCGGGTGCTCGCCGATCCGATGTATCTCATCCCATTTCTACGGAGATATGCCGCCTTTCTGGACCTCAATCCTGATGAGGCGGTGCGGCAATTCCTTGCAGAACCGCGAAAAAGCGGCGGCGCCAGGATCAACAATCTGTCCACCAATCCTGTCAGACCTGTCCGGTTTTCAGGCTGGCTCGTTCCTCTCGTGGTGTTGGTGGGCGGCTTGGTCGTCGGGGCGTTTCTCCTCCAGTCAAGCGATCTGCGTTTGTGGTGGACGGGCTCGACCGAGCCGCCGGTCGCGGCTGACCCAGCAGAGGCCGGTCTGCTCCCCGACGAGGGGGCGCCTCTGACTGCGCCGCCGGTCGCGGAGCGGGGACAAGACGCGGCGGACATGATCGAGCCGCCGGTCGCGGCTGACCCAGCAGAGGCGAGTCCACCCCCTGGCGAGGAAACGCCTGGGGCTGCGCCGCCAGTCCCTGAAGAGGAACAGGTTGTGGACATCTCGCCAACTCCCGAACCTGCTCTGCCCTCTACGCTGCCCGCCCTCGCCCCGTCTGCGCCCAGCCCGGAAGCCCCCCAGCTCCCGCGAGCGCCCTCTGGCTTCCATCAGCTCCACATACAGGCGAGAGAAAGAACGTGGATCCGTGTCGTGATTGATGAAGAACTCATCCAAGACGTGGTGCTTGAACCGAACGAGCAGGTGCGGTGGGAGGCCAGAGATAATTTTACGCTGACGGTTGGCAATGCGGGAGGGGTTGAGGTGACGTTTGATGATGATCGGCTCCCCCCGCTGGGACAGTCTGGAGAAGTGATCCGCCAGCTCCATCTGCCGGCGTCCGAGGACGAGTAG
- a CDS encoding CocE/NonD family hydrolase, translating to RNLTDGILRGRYRETREQAKLLTPGEVYAYTIDLWSTSNVFKAGHRIRVEIASSNFPRFDRNPQTGEASAEAGRLEPALQHVFHDETRPSHVVLPIIPR from the coding sequence CGGAATCTGACCGACGGCATTCTCCGCGGCCGCTACCGGGAAACGCGGGAGCAGGCCAAGCTTCTCACGCCTGGGGAGGTGTACGCGTATACCATTGACCTGTGGTCCACCAGCAATGTGTTCAAAGCCGGCCACCGCATCCGGGTCGAGATCGCCAGCTCGAACTTCCCCCGCTTTGACCGCAATCCCCAGACCGGAGAGGCCAGCGCCGAGGCCGGTCGCCTGGAGCCGGCCCTGCAGCATGTGTTTCACGACGAGACGCGGCCATCACACGTTGTGTTGCCTATCATTCCTCGCTGA
- a CDS encoding adenosylcobinamide-GDP ribazoletransferase: protein MLREFLIALQFLTCVHFIRPPVIEPGRFGRSGVFFPLIGLLLGATAWSVDSGLRPLLPLGLLSGVVIALLAVLSRGLQLRGVAASAVGLLGRKPRAVRLADMQDRTWGGVGITALVAVLSLKVAALACLDTGYRGAAVLLSPMLGRWACVVMAYSSRPARNHGLGAAFMQGLGFREFGTASVMTLILVLSLVEVGGLLVFLGLAGIMIGWTLYCNRRLDGVTGDVIGALGEVVETGAVCLFAVLESVIG, encoded by the coding sequence GTGCTGCGTGAATTCCTGATCGCCCTCCAATTCCTGACCTGCGTCCATTTCATCCGTCCGCCGGTGATCGAGCCCGGCCGCTTTGGTCGGTCGGGCGTCTTTTTCCCGCTGATCGGTCTGCTGCTCGGCGCGACGGCCTGGAGCGTGGACAGTGGGTTGCGGCCGCTCTTGCCGCTCGGCCTGCTGAGCGGCGTTGTGATCGCGCTCCTGGCCGTCTTGAGTCGCGGTTTGCAGTTACGAGGCGTGGCGGCCAGCGCGGTTGGCCTGCTGGGCCGCAAACCGCGGGCGGTCCGTCTGGCCGATATGCAAGACCGGACCTGGGGGGGGGTGGGAATAACGGCCCTGGTGGCCGTCCTGAGTCTGAAAGTCGCAGCCTTGGCCTGTCTCGATACCGGCTATCGTGGGGCGGCGGTGCTGCTGAGTCCGATGCTGGGTCGCTGGGCGTGTGTGGTGATGGCCTATAGCTCACGTCCCGCCCGCAACCACGGGCTGGGTGCCGCGTTCATGCAGGGCCTTGGGTTTCGGGAGTTTGGCACGGCCAGCGTCATGACGCTGATCCTGGTGTTGAGCCTGGTGGAAGTGGGCGGCCTGCTCGTCTTCCTGGGGCTGGCGGGCATCATGATCGGCTGGACCTTGTACTGTAATCGGCGCTTGGACGGAGTGACCGGAGATGTGATCGGAGCGCTGGGCGAAGTCGTTGAAACCGGGGCGGTGTGTCTGTTTGCGGTGCTGGAGAGTGTAATCGGATGA
- a CDS encoding LysR family transcriptional regulator produces the protein MHVETLKVFCDLAETGSFSLAASKNFVTQSAVSQQIRSLEERYGRELVERSKGHVRLTQAGQVLYEVGKEIIQKYREIENSLHSLSRSVAGTVRVATVYSVGLYELSAPLKRYLQTFPEVNIHLEYTRANKIYDEVGRGDVDLGIVAYPSKRPQILVTPFREDRLVLICAPQHPFATFSEISIRQLDTEKFVGFERDIATRRALDRILRRNGVKVRYVMEMDNIETIKRGVEIGAGVSIVPEPAISQEVKNATLVAVQIQDEILTRPLGIIAKRGRQFTPAVQEFIDFLQGKAGQATDQEKGPEAGRTLDGLV, from the coding sequence ATGCATGTCGAGACGCTCAAGGTTTTTTGTGATCTGGCCGAGACAGGTAGCTTCTCGCTGGCGGCCTCAAAGAATTTCGTGACTCAGTCGGCGGTCAGCCAGCAGATTCGAAGTCTTGAGGAGCGCTACGGCCGAGAGCTGGTGGAGCGCTCGAAAGGCCACGTGCGGCTGACCCAGGCCGGCCAGGTCTTATACGAGGTCGGCAAGGAGATCATCCAGAAGTACCGGGAGATTGAGAACAGTTTGCATAGCCTGTCCCGCTCGGTGGCCGGCACAGTCCGGGTTGCAACAGTGTATAGTGTCGGCTTGTACGAACTGTCCGCCCCGCTCAAGCGCTACCTCCAGACGTTTCCCGAGGTCAATATTCACCTCGAATATACCCGGGCCAATAAAATCTATGATGAGGTGGGCCGGGGGGATGTTGACCTTGGTATTGTGGCCTATCCGAGCAAACGCCCGCAGATTCTGGTCACCCCTTTTCGCGAGGACCGACTCGTCCTGATCTGTGCCCCCCAGCATCCGTTTGCGACATTTTCCGAGATCTCGATTAGGCAGCTCGATACCGAAAAGTTCGTCGGCTTCGAGCGGGATATTGCCACCCGGCGGGCTCTGGACCGCATACTGCGGCGCAATGGCGTCAAGGTGCGCTATGTGATGGAGATGGACAATATCGAGACCATCAAACGCGGGGTCGAGATCGGGGCCGGGGTGTCCATCGTGCCGGAGCCGGCCATCAGCCAGGAAGTGAAAAACGCCACCCTTGTTGCGGTGCAGATCCAGGACGAAATCCTGACTCGACCGCTCGGTATTATTGCCAAACGGGGGCGGCAGTTTACGCCCGCCGTGCAGGAGTTCATCGATTTCCTACAGGGAAAGGCGGGCCAGGCGACAGACCAGGAGAAGGGACCGGAGGCCGGCCGGACGCTCGACGGTTTGGTGTGA